A genomic segment from Pangasianodon hypophthalmus isolate fPanHyp1 chromosome 25, fPanHyp1.pri, whole genome shotgun sequence encodes:
- the slx4 gene encoding structure-specific endonuclease subunit SLX4 isoform X3, translated as MPARKKARKKAPRMDEDTMVALALSRSLLEQEKERERDREEERRIRAQLSSGTAVTAPVVQGRAGAGKSRVKRRKGAPAAPPPLLLVQDPQAALNRIQERVSSLLLIPRPPTPPSPTLQPSALSTHNLLWLQSALPGGGPASLSEFYTAELGAFMQPWNREENKKSPLSEVTPVKPRPAAASESAAAPEQHVAASTPRCTSTPSLGIPGTQALTDLVDLAEEGMTLTQYRYTDNNSAPLSEPPLSGFVPEPTETRRPPINSTSVSRLCSDLGSMVNNPQLSDVQLQVDSGDVYFAHSFMLYTRCPLLANMVHDAGFGVQEEGFPQAQRVLLNDVSGEAVYALLQYLYTAVCHLTLTLLPDVLQLASRFGLSELQQQCEQYTGNPVEDPREQEWDASLAHEPAAEAQQSLADTQFLELLRSMWEQEDGDGEDVGEAKRGTEGEDEEGGGDGEIKEDIVNEDELNEIYKFVATQRKMGAEAEVSTDSGDEDEEEDEGVNICSNAEKRGEGKQNVKMEEATDMPCNAEVDLNPGSNKNVRQSGGPDAGLDRSYNRLFSESWGEYTEPSQPQTRHLDQKNTPTSRRASSVDEVIDLSVSPPRESGEPARSQFPVTGMSPGEVPGQTPDRSVAVRQSLTSESPNAHGISQVTAEHSKLWSKHPSTSALSKTKLTVTPSLPSSTKPKLSPLTPDRSQPELIVLSDSSDDMEHDRPDKVPSRGDAPRAPTSTPSRLSLRYTRIKARETTQVGLSSTRSNETPNSVHPEPSRSDRAGGESVLDGSAEVSWLIPATPEPSARTSTTQTSSGMRRVQLFPGSRSSFSSSFSSSISDNPKTTSCSNSIKDPHTEHSQTSPAFKKLTSHSRLSKTSRSDSVNQTYPISASEPCSSTPLHSEPRLQCVDPLGSPLLRDSELRTQGRSGQEGRLGSLLLSPSENSQSEKDSSKSPAKSRHFDNPGDTGDQGMSSGDQGMSSGDQEDKEPVETSTSKTSEVEVIEEGLSFVFDEPPIAFDDSWGLGGAIAEQGPCFSLKLESSGDQTSPPEQSGQGEAASPHTLSPPGHGAQHNLPDPEAPHNHSLPDAAMWDSWKEDDEDEVEVDALPLSQRVGAVALAKRVSQLRTPVACKKKNQAPLVPITPMPSFSDMDTPELKNKLNRYGVRPLPKKQMVLKLKEIHQYTHQLMSSGSEEEPSPQNRPKAAPAAFKQPTAPPPVSPRKPQFGEEEEEQLPASQDSNTSSTAESERSNPEMCDSDGDGSDSEGITASQAAVREKDKLQAVHSFILSDPLLYSRVLQYQPLSLCELKAGLRTAGIRLGTTKLLDFLDSQCITFTTAKQGHPAPLRRRARGAGRGRKRLAKAVE; from the exons ATGCCAGCCAGGAAGAAAGCCAGAAAAAAGGCGCCACGCATGGATGAAGACACCATGGTGGCTCTGGCCCTGTCTCGCTCTCTGCTGGAGCAGGAgaaggagcgagagagagacagggaggaggAGAGACGTATACGGGCACAGCTGTCGAGCGGTACGGCAGTCACGGCTCCTGTGGTACAGGGGAGAGCTGGAGCCG GTAAGAGTCGAGTAAAGAGGAGGAAAGGAGCCCCGGCCGCTCCCCCTCCCCTCCTCCTGGTGCAGGACCCACAGGCTGCTCTGAACCGGATCCAGGAGCGAGTCTCATCGTTGCTACTCATCCCCAGACCTCCTACTCCTCCCAGCCCCACCCTGCAGCCCTCTGCTCTCTCCACACACAACCTTCTCTGGCTCCAGAGTGCGCTGCCTGGAGGAGGACCAGCCTCGCTTTCTGAGTTTTACACTGCAGAGCTCGGAGCGTTCATGCAGCCTTGGAACAGAGAAGAG AATAAAAAATCTCCATTGTCAGAGGTGACACCAGTAAAACCGCGTCCTGCAGCAGCCTCGGAATCCGCCGCGGCTCCAGAGCAGCACGTAGCTGCTTCGACTCCACGTTGCACCTCCACCCCGAGTCTGGGGATACCCGGGACACAGGCCCTGACCGACCTGGTGGATCTGGCTGAGGAAGGCATGACGCTCACCCAGTACAGATACACCG ATAACAATTCTGCTCCGTTATCAGAACCTCCTCTCAGTGGATTTGTTCCCGAACCTACAGAAACCCGGAGACCTCCTATAAACTCA ACGAGTGTGTCCAGGCTGTGTTCTGATCTGGGTAGCATGGTGAACAACCCTCAGCTcagtgatgtgcagctgcaggTGGACAGCGGCGACGTCTACTTCGCTCACTCGTTCATGCTCTACACCCGCTGCCCCCTGCTGGCTAACATG GTCCATGATGCAGGTTTTGGAGTGCAGGAGGAAGGCTTTCCTCAAGCTCAGAGAGTTTTGTTGAATGATGTGTCAGGTGAGGCGGTGTACGCTCTGTTGCAGTACCTCTACACTGCTGTTTGCCACCTGACACTCACCCTGCTTCCTGATGTACTCCAGCTAGCCAGCAG gtTTGGTCTTTCTGAGCTGCAGCAGCAGTGTGAGCAGTACACTGGAAATCCAGTGGAGGACCCAAGAGAACAGGAATGGGACGCTTCCCTGGCTCATGAGCCTGCAGCTGAAGCCCAGCAGAGTCTGGCCGATACTCAGTTCCTGGAGCTCCTGCGCTCCATGTGGGAGCAAGAGGATGGCGATGGCGAGGATGTTGGGGAAGCCAAGAGAGGGACGGAGGGCGAGGACGAGGAAGGCGGCGGAGATGGAGAGATTAAAGAAGATATCGTCAATGAGGACGAGCTGAATGAGATTTACAAGTTTGTGGCCACGCAAAGGAAGATGGGGGCTGAGGCAGAGGTGAGCACTGACAgtggtgatgaagatgaagaggaagatgagGGAGTGAACATCTGCTCTAACGCAGAAAAAAGGGGTGAAGGAAagcaaaatgtcaaaatggaGGAGGCAACAGACATGCCTTGCAATGCTGAGGTTGATTTGAACCCCGGATCTAATAAAAATGTGCGTCAAAGCGGAGGTCCGGACGCCGGTTTAGACCGGAGCTACAACCGTCTGTTCTCTGAGTCCTGGGGAGAGTACACGGAGCCATCTCAGCCGCAAACTCGGCATTTAGACCAGAAGAATACACCTACCTCTCGGCGCGCGTCTTCAGTCGACGAAGTGATCGATCTGTCCGTTAGTCCCCCGCGGGAATCTGGAGAACCAGCCAGGTCGCAGTTTCCTGTGACCGGCATGTCTCCAGGAGAAGTGCCAGGACAGACTCCAGACCGGAGTGTAGCAGTTCGACAGTCGCTGACTTCGGAGAGTCCGAACGCTCACGGCATCTCACAGGTCACAGCAGAACACTCGAAACTCTGGTCTAAACACCCCTCAACTTCAGCTCTTAGTAAAACCAAGCTTACAGTAACTCCTTCACTGCCCAGTAGTACCAAACCCAAACTCTCCCCTCTTACACCCGATCGCAGCCAGCCTGAGCTCATCGTCCTCTCCGACTCCAGCGATGACATGGAACATGACCGCCCCGATAAAGTTCCTTCACGTGGCGACGCTCCCAGAGCACCAACCTCAACTCCGTCACGACTCAGTCTGCGGTACACTCGTATTAAAGCTAGAGAAACCACACAAGTTGGACTCTCTTCCACAAGATCAAACGAGACCCCCAATTCTGTGCATCCGGAACCTTCCAGATCTGACCGAGCAGGCGGCGAGAGCGTATTGGACGGCTCTGCTGAGGTTTCGTGGTTAATCCCGGCGACTCCAGAACCTTCAGCTCGCACCAGCACCACGCAGACCTCCAGTGGCATGCGCCGCGTTCAGCTCTTCCCCGGATCTCGCTCTTCGttctcctcttccttctcttcttccATTTCTGACAACCCCAAAACTACATCGTGCTCAAACTCAATCAAAGACCCTCATACAGAACATTCCCAAACATCTCCAGCTTTCAAGAAGCTCACATCACATTCCAGATTGTCCAAGACCTCACGCAGTGACTCTGTAAATCAAACTTATCCTATTTCTGCCTCCGAGCCTTGCAGCAGCACTCCTCTCCACTCAGAACCTCGTCTACAATGTGTTGACCCTCTTGGATCTCCCTTACTGAGAGACAGCGAGCTGAGAACTCAAGGAAGATCAGGTCAAGAGGGCAGACTTGGATCCCTCCTTCTTAGCCCATCTGAGAACTCGCAGTCAGAGAAGGATTCAAGCAAAAGTCCTGCCAAGTCCCGGCACTTTGATAACCCTGGAGATACTGGAGATCAGGGGATGAGCAGTGGAGATCAGGGGATGAGCAGTGGAGATCAAGAAGACAAGGAACCAGTGGAAACAAGCACAAGCAAAACAAGTGAAGTTGAAGTGATAGAGGAAGGCCTGTCCTTTGTCTTCGATGAGCCGCCCATTGCGTTCGATGACTCGTGGGGTCTGGGCGGAGCGATTGCCGAACAGGGGCCGTGCTTCAGTCTGAAGCTGGAGAGCAGTGGAGACCAAACTAGTCCTCCAGAACAAAGTGGACAGGGTGAGGCAGCTTCCCCGCACACCCTCTCTCCTCCTGGACATGGAGCTCAGCACAACCTGCCAGATCCTGAAGCTCCACACAACCACAGCTTGCCTGATGCAGCGATGTGGGACAGCTGGAAGgaagatgatgaggatgaggtgGAAGTGGatgctcttcctctctctcagcgAGTGGGTGCAGTGGCTCTCGCCAAGAGAGTGTCTCAGTTAAGAACGCCAG tggcTTGCAAGAAGAAGAATCAAGCCCCACTGGTGCCCATCACGCCCATGCCAAGCTTCTCGGACATGGACACGCCTGAGCTTAAGAACAAACTGAACAG GTACGGCGTGCGCCCCCTTCCTAAGAAGCAGATGGTCCTGAAGCTGAAGGAGATCCACCAGTACACCCACCAGCTGATGAGCTCCGGCTCTGAGGAGGAACCTTCTCCGCAAAACCGCCCCAAAGCTGCCCCGGCTGCCTTCAAACAGCCCACAGCGCCCCCTCCTGTCTCACCCAGGAAACCGCAATttggagaggaggaagaggagcagttACCTGCATCTCAGGACTCTAACACCTCCTCCACGGCCGAGTCAGAAAg ATCCAACCCAGAGATGTGCGACTCTGATGGTGACGGATCCGACAGCGAGGGTATCACGGCGTCTCAGGCGGCGGTACGTGAGAAGGACAAACTCCAGGCTGTGCATTCCTTCATCCTGTCTGACCCGCTGCTGTACAGCCGCGTGCTGCAGTACCAGCCGCTCTCTCTGTGCGAGCTGAAGGCAGGGCTCCGGACAGCGGGTATCAGGCTGGGCACCACCAAGCTGCTGGACTTCCTGGACTCCCAGTGCATCACTTTCACAACGGCAAAGCAGGGCCATCCAGCACCCTTGCGCAGGAGAGCTCGCGGAGCAGGTAGAGGGAGGAAAAGACTAGCTAAGGCAGTTGAATGA